The following proteins are co-located in the Microbulbifer sp. VAAF005 genome:
- a CDS encoding outer membrane lipoprotein-sorting protein — MQPSRSKKPFLTRALAGALALAAFSVSASELDLAAEKGLEIAKEADRRDLGFGDLSNSLTMTLRNKYGEESVRAMRTKTLEQENDGDKSLVVFDNPRDVKGTAFLSFTHKVGSDDQWLYLPALKRVKRISSSNKSGPFMGSEFSYEDIASQEVEKYTYKFLRNESFDGRDHFVLELDPVDPKSGYSIQHLWIDTEEYRAWRTDYYDRKGDLMKTLTVSDYNQYGDQYWRANKMEMVNHQTGKSTELLYGDWVFGNGFTDRDFTKNSLSRAK; from the coding sequence ATGCAACCCAGCCGCTCTAAAAAACCGTTTTTGACGCGGGCCCTAGCAGGTGCCCTGGCTCTGGCAGCTTTCTCAGTTTCTGCCAGTGAATTGGACCTGGCCGCAGAAAAAGGTTTGGAAATTGCCAAGGAGGCGGACCGCCGCGACTTGGGATTCGGCGATCTCAGCAACAGCCTTACAATGACCCTGCGCAATAAATATGGTGAGGAGAGTGTGCGGGCTATGCGTACCAAAACTCTGGAGCAGGAAAATGACGGGGATAAATCCCTGGTGGTTTTTGACAACCCTCGGGATGTAAAGGGCACAGCATTTTTGTCCTTTACCCATAAAGTGGGCTCCGATGACCAGTGGCTCTATTTACCTGCTTTAAAGCGAGTAAAGCGTATTTCCTCCAGCAACAAGTCTGGACCATTTATGGGTAGTGAATTCTCCTATGAGGATATTGCCTCACAAGAGGTGGAGAAATACACCTACAAATTTTTGCGCAACGAGTCTTTCGATGGCCGCGATCACTTTGTTCTGGAGTTGGACCCGGTTGATCCTAAATCCGGTTATTCCATTCAACATCTTTGGATTGATACAGAGGAGTACCGCGCATGGAGAACGGATTACTATGACCGAAAAGGGGACCTGATGAAGACCCTCACGGTTTCCGACTACAACCAGTACGGCGATCAATATTGGCGTGCTAATAAAATGGAAATGGTTAATCACCAGACCGGTAAATCTACTGAGTTGTTGTACGGCGACTGGGTATTTGGCAATGGTTTTACCGATCGCGACTTCACCAAAAATAGTCTCTCCAGGGCGAAATAG
- a CDS encoding MMPL family transporter — MSSPQLPSNWVSRYADWLIRYRWLVAIGALLLAFFAASGARFLGFNNDYQAFFSKSNPQLQAYEQIQRTYTKNDNILFAVVPKDGNAFSNDALAAVEEMTEKSWLLPYALRVDSITNFQHTIAEEDDLLVQDLVENASNLDAETLASIKAVALADPTLKERLVNSDGSVTGISITFQLPQKSMHETPEAAEAAKALMEEIEAKYDVEVYATGIILLSNAFFEASQSDMSTLVPLMYLVIIAVVFLLVRSFSATFAALLVIVFSMAAGMGLAGFIGVKLTPPSASAPTIIMTLAVADSIHILVSLFAAMRRGLSKHDAIKESLQLNMGPVFLTSITTAIGFLSMNFSDAPPFHDLGNITAMGVMVAFFLSVTLLPALMAILPARSRASESKIGRSMDTLGDFVIRRQRPILLAGVIVSLGLLAMIPNNEINDDFVGYFDESVEFRTDSDYINDNLSGIYQLIYSIESGDNNGVSNPEFLANLERFTEWMQAQPGVRHVNTIGDTFKRLNKNLHADDPAYYRLPEDQELAAQYLLLYELSLPYGLDLNNQLNVAKSSTQIVVTLDNLKSKELKAVADAGSNWLEKNIGVTAYGVGPAIMFANIAERNMEGMLVGTLVALVLISALIGIALRSVKLGFLSLIPNLLPAGLAFGLWGALVAEVNVAVTMVTGMALGIVVDDTVHFLSKYLRQRRAGYNVEDGLRYAFSSVGVAIVVTSVILIAGFMVLAQSSFGMNSSMALLTAICILMALLADFLLLPILLMKLDAKAYDPAITSIENKEKNYATQPL; from the coding sequence ATGTCATCCCCCCAATTACCTTCGAATTGGGTCAGCCGTTATGCGGATTGGCTTATTCGATATCGATGGTTGGTAGCCATTGGCGCACTACTGTTAGCCTTCTTTGCTGCAAGCGGAGCAAGATTTCTGGGATTCAATAATGACTACCAGGCATTCTTTAGTAAATCTAATCCGCAGTTACAGGCCTATGAGCAAATCCAGCGCACTTATACCAAGAATGACAATATTCTGTTTGCGGTAGTGCCTAAAGATGGCAATGCCTTTTCCAATGATGCCCTGGCAGCCGTAGAGGAGATGACCGAGAAATCCTGGTTGTTACCCTATGCGCTGCGGGTGGATTCAATCACCAACTTCCAGCACACCATTGCCGAGGAAGATGACCTCCTGGTACAGGACTTGGTGGAAAATGCCAGCAATTTAGATGCAGAAACCCTGGCCTCTATCAAGGCTGTAGCGCTGGCAGATCCCACCTTGAAGGAGCGCCTGGTAAATAGTGATGGTTCCGTTACAGGGATAAGTATCACCTTCCAGCTTCCACAAAAATCCATGCATGAAACCCCTGAAGCGGCTGAAGCTGCAAAGGCATTGATGGAAGAGATTGAAGCAAAATACGATGTAGAGGTCTATGCGACCGGTATTATTTTACTGAGTAATGCATTTTTTGAAGCCTCTCAGTCAGATATGAGCACCTTAGTTCCGCTCATGTACCTGGTGATTATTGCAGTTGTATTTTTGTTGGTGCGGAGCTTCAGTGCGACTTTTGCAGCGCTGTTGGTTATCGTCTTCTCCATGGCTGCAGGCATGGGTTTGGCCGGTTTTATAGGTGTTAAATTGACACCACCCTCCGCTTCTGCGCCCACCATTATCATGACTCTCGCAGTGGCGGACTCGATACATATATTGGTGAGTTTGTTCGCTGCAATGCGCCGTGGACTCAGCAAGCACGATGCAATTAAAGAGAGCTTGCAGCTCAACATGGGGCCTGTGTTCTTAACTTCGATCACTACCGCAATTGGCTTCCTGTCGATGAACTTTTCCGATGCGCCTCCCTTCCACGATCTGGGTAATATTACCGCGATGGGTGTGATGGTGGCCTTCTTCTTATCGGTTACCTTACTGCCTGCATTGATGGCGATACTACCAGCCAGGAGTCGCGCTAGTGAATCCAAAATTGGACGCTCCATGGATACTCTGGGAGATTTTGTGATTCGCCGCCAGCGCCCGATATTACTCGCGGGAGTCATTGTCTCGTTGGGATTATTGGCAATGATTCCAAACAATGAGATTAATGATGACTTTGTTGGTTACTTTGATGAATCTGTGGAGTTTCGAACCGATTCAGATTATATCAATGACAACCTCTCTGGTATTTACCAGCTGATTTACTCGATCGAATCCGGTGACAACAATGGTGTCAGCAATCCGGAGTTTCTTGCAAATCTGGAGCGTTTCACTGAGTGGATGCAGGCCCAGCCTGGCGTGCGCCATGTCAATACTATTGGCGATACTTTCAAGCGCTTGAACAAAAATCTGCATGCTGACGATCCTGCCTACTACAGGTTGCCTGAAGACCAGGAATTGGCAGCCCAGTATTTGTTACTGTACGAGCTGTCTCTCCCCTATGGCTTGGATTTAAATAATCAGCTGAATGTGGCTAAGTCGTCGACGCAGATTGTTGTAACTCTCGACAATCTCAAGTCGAAAGAACTTAAAGCGGTAGCGGATGCCGGCAGTAATTGGCTGGAGAAAAACATTGGTGTAACTGCCTATGGTGTAGGTCCGGCGATAATGTTTGCCAATATTGCCGAGCGCAATATGGAGGGCATGTTGGTGGGCACTCTGGTTGCGCTGGTATTAATTTCTGCACTGATTGGTATTGCCCTGCGCAGTGTCAAACTCGGTTTCTTAAGCTTAATTCCCAACTTGTTACCTGCCGGTCTGGCATTTGGCCTCTGGGGTGCACTGGTAGCTGAAGTCAATGTGGCTGTCACTATGGTGACCGGTATGGCTCTGGGTATTGTCGTAGATGACACAGTGCACTTCCTCAGTAAATACCTGCGCCAGCGCCGTGCAGGCTACAACGTGGAGGACGGACTGCGTTACGCCTTCTCTTCAGTGGGTGTAGCGATAGTTGTGACCTCAGTCATTCTGATTGCCGGGTTTATGGTGTTGGCCCAGTCCTCCTTCGGTATGAATTCTTCCATGGCACTTCTGACCGCAATTTGCATTTTGATGGCCTTGCTGGCGGATTTCCTACTTCTTCCGATTCTCTTGATGAAGCTCGATGCCAAGGCCTACGACCCCGCTATTACCTCTATTGAAAATAAGGAGAAAAACTATGCAACCCAGCCGCTCTAA